The Pasteuria penetrans genome segment CAGAACAGTAAGCCCTTCCCGGAAATTCGTCTGAATAGGCTGCTCGATAATCTTCCCTGCCGGATTCGACATCAGACCACGCATCCCCGCTAACTGCGTAATCTGTGACACATTCCCCCGAGCTCCCGAATCAGCCATCATGTGAATAGGGTTGTAGTTATCCATACGGCTCATCAAGATCCCCGTAATCTTTTCCTTTGCCTGGCTCCAAATCTTGATGATCCGTTGATAACGCTCGCCGTCCGTCAGCAGACCACGCCGGAACTGCCCCGCAACCCTATCCACCTGTTCCTTAGCCTCAACAAGAATGGCAGGCTTCTCCGTGGGAACCTCCACGTCCGAAACAGACATGGTCACCCCAGCCCGTGTGGAATACTCGTACCCCAAAGCCTTCACCTTATCAAGGATTTCCGAGGTAGCGGTAGTCCCAAAACGACGAAAACACTCGGCGATAATACCCCCCAGATCCTTCTTTCGGAGGGGACTCGGATTAGGCAACTTTTCTATAAATTTGGCAACATCAACCCCCTTATCAAATATAAAATACTTATCTGGTGTAGAATTAAAATTATTCCGCCCTGGCTCATTGATATAAGGAAAATCCCTGGGGAAAATTTCGTTGAAAACCAGCTTTCCAACCGTTGTAACCAACAAAGCATCCCGCTGTTTCCCCAAAAACTGTTTATTTTCAACATTAGAAGCCTTAACCACAATACGTGAATGCAGGGTTACATAACCATGATCATAAGCATTGATAGCCTCACCCACGGAGGAGAAAAACCTTCCCTCGCCAGCCGCACCACCCTTTTGAATTGTCAAATAATAACTCCCTAACACCATATCTTGTGAAGGGGTTACTACCGGCTTACCATCCTTGGGGTTCAAGATATTCTGGGATGCCAACATCAACAGACGAGCCTCTGCCTGTGCCTCCGCAGACAAAGGAACATGCACCGCCATCTGGTCCCCATCAAAATCGGCATTATACGCTGTACAGACCAAGGGATGGAGACGAATGGCACGACCCTCTACCAGAACGGGTTCAAAAGCCTGTATACCCAATCGGTGTAGCGTGGGGGCCCGATTGAGGAGGACGGGGTGCTCACGAATGACTTCCTCCAAAACATCCCACACCTCAGGGTGTATGCGTTCCACTTTTCGTTTGGCACTCTTGATATTATGGGCTAAATTTTTACTCACCAATTCCTTCATCACAAAGGGCTTGAACAACTCCAAAGCCATTTCCTTCGGCAAACCACATTGAAACATCTTCAAATTAGGGCCAACTACAATAACCGAACGCCCTGAATAATCGACCCTTTTTCCCAATAGATTCTGCCTGAATCTACCCTGCTTACCCTTCAGCATATGGGAAAGGGATTTCAAGGAGCGGTTCGCTGCTCCCGTCACCGGACGACCCCTTCGACCGTTGTCAATCAAAGCATCTACCGCTTCCTGCAACATACGTTTCTCATTTTGCACAATGATATCTGGTGCTCCCAAATCGAGCAACCGCTTAAGGCGATTGTTACGGTTGATCACACGGCGATAGAGGTCATTGAGATCGGAGGTAGCAAAACGTCCCCCATCCAACTGCACCATAGGGCGTAATTCAGGGGGGATGACCGGCAAAACATCCAATATCATCCACTCGGGACAGTTTCCGGAGGCACGAAAAGCCTCAATGACCTCCAACCGCTTCACAGCCCGATTGCGCCGCTGCCCCTGTGCGGTTTGCAGTTCTTCCCGTAATTGTTTGACCTCACTATCTAAATCAATCCCCAACAACAACTGCTTGATAGCTTCCGCGCCCATCATGGCTTTGAAAGTCTGACCATACTTCTCCCGATAACCCCGGAATTCCTTCTCTGATAAAAGCTGCTTCCTCTCCAGAGGCGAATCCCCTGGGTCGATCACGATGTAGGAAGCAAAATAAATCACTTCCTCCAAGGAACGGGGTGTCACATCCAGCACGAGCCCCATGCGACTGGGGATACCCTTAAAGTACCAAATGTGCGACACCGGAGCTGCCAACTCGATGTGCCCCATTCTCTCGCGCCGTACCTTAGCACGTGTAACCTCAACCCCACACCGGTCACAAACGATTCCCTTGTAACGAACACGTTTGTATTTTCCACAATGACATTCCCAATCCTTCGTAGGACCAAAAATCTTCTCGCAAAAGAGCCCTTCCTTCTCAGGGCGCAACGTTCGATAATTGATCGTTTCGGGCTTTTTCACCTCGCCCCGAGACCATGAACGCACCTTTTTAGGCGAAGCAAGCGCAATTTTCATATACTCAAAATGATTTACATCGAGCAATAGCCCTACACCCCCCCGATCAACGCCCACCTTCTCTGCCCCATTACAAGGGCAAACAAGCGTCACTCAGAAACCATAAGCCCGTACCCCCGGAATCAACAACCTGAGTCAACCACACAAAAAATATCTTTCCCTCCTGCCCCGTACGGAGAAAAACCACCCATCCTGCCCCGTACGGAGAAAAACCACACATTCATAATCCTTAAATCAGACCTGCACAAAACACCCCCGTACATCATGAAAACCACGTGACAACGATTCCTTCGCTAACCTTTTTTACCAATGCAAACAATCCCCGTCCACCGGGGTTTCCTTACTCGTTCTCGATACCCGACACAAAACTGTGGGCCCCATATTTTTCTAGCTACATCATCATCATCCCAAAATAGTTCCCAAATCTCAACGGCCTTCGCTTTCAGTTGGAAACATGATCTATAAAGTATGCCGTATACGGTGGTCTCCTACCACAACGCCAAAGGCAAAGGACTGCAGACGCACCCCCATTTTCCCCCATATGCGTATTCGAAAACCGTCCACAAGATCGAAGTCACTTATGAAGAAATACACTGCGCCCATGCTACCACATTGTTCTCCCCACTGTCAAAACAAACCACGCGGCGGTATCCAACCGCCCCTCGGCAATCATTCTGGCATGGGAAATCGGAATCAAAGATCGACACTACCTTTCCCCCCGGGCTAGGAAAACGAGATTGGATCTCCAACCTTCACCCGCCTAGTACAAACAACGAAGATTTAGCGCACTCAGCATTTCTTTATTAGTATGATCATTAAAAACATAACAATAATAATTGATGATGTAATAGTAAAGAAAATGAGATTATTATATAAATGTTTATTAAATTAAACTTATCTTCCCTTCGGTTGCATGGACCAAGCCAATGTACCATCCGAAGTAAAGAGATGATCGTGAGTTAGACCCAACGGGTCTAACTGGACGCACAATCCGCGGTAAGGAGATGATTGCAAGTTGGACCAGGCAACATGGGATCGAAACCCGTATAGAACACAGCAGAGGAGAAGGTACGAAGAACGTGACACCAGACCGGTGTTCTGAATGGGCAAAATCCTATGGGACCATAAGAGCCACATAACGCGGGAGTATTACGTGTGGTTCTGTGAGAGGGTTGGCTGAGATGCCAGCCCTACTCGACGGTGTATCAAGAAAGTCGCCTAGAGGGCTATACGCCGTGGTTACGTGCGAGTCTGCATAGGGTTTATATACAAAAATTTTATATATTTTTATGTAATTGGCTGCTTCTTCCTCCCCATAGCGCGGGTCCGTTGGGAAGACAAGGGGGCTTGGAAAGATCCAGGAAGGAGCACACAACCCCGCCTTGCCCTAAATGGGGAACGAGGATCCAGGATCTTCCCCTGCAAGGGATTTCAACCGGGGTAACTAAGGTCCAACCAAGGAGTTCTACGTGGAAGGAACACAATGGAATAGAATGGATCTATAGGGTAATTAGGATCAATTTAGATTTTACTACATATTTTATTTAAATAATTAATAAAAAATAGATCTAGATAGACCCAGAGACAGGATATCAGATATGTCGGGGGAACAAAAAAGGTCCCCTCAGGGCCCCGACACAGAATTTGGGATGCAACCGAAGTACAATGGGCCATGGGGTGCGGAATGCACAATAGGTGGAGGCAATGTTGGGCTATGTACTAGGCAAGAATCCTGTTGTGGGTGTGAATTCCTGAACAAGATTTTCATACTATACGCCCTTTTCGTCGCCTTCTCCCCTCACTTGTTAGGAGGAGGGGCTTAGTTCTACTCTGCAGCTACAGATGCAGTAGAATTTGGCGATAAAGGGATCCAAGAGGGCGATACTGTGGATTCAGTGAAATTGGATAAGGGGGAGGGAAAGGCCGAAAAGAAGGATGAAGCTGTGGTAAAACAAGGGATCACACTCCACCCTTCCCGTGCAACAGATGAGTCAAAAGAAGTAGCCGCTGTGGAATATGAAAGTGAGAAGGATGGCTATAGTGAGAGAAGGGAATGTGCTGCATTACAGGGGGGAAATAGAATAGGGGAGGAATCCTTAGGAAGACGTTCTAAACGGTGGCCGTGGTCGGTGTGTGAGAGCTGCGAAATATTGAGTGATGTGGGTTCAGCTGCAGTGCCGGCTGTTGTTTGTGGGATCATTACTAAAAATGGTTGGGTTGCTACTCAGTGTGGCATTGCAGGTAGCGTGATCGTTGGGACATTTAAGAGGAACGTATGGAATCCTTGTGAAGATCTTTGTAGTAGGAGGTAAAAATATGATCTCGACGAGGATGGCCATATCAATAGATTAGTCCGTATCATTTTACCATACAAAGGGGGATTTAATAGAGAGAGATAAGACAGTCCATCGATCATAATACATTTTCTTATGTTGAAATTTTTGGTTATAGGGAATAGTGCACAAAGAAGCCGATGGTCTGTCATTTCTTCTTTATGTTAGAAAAAGTCCCTTATGCAAATGTTGGAATATTCCCTAAAAAACTTTCCTAGGGTGGTTGAGATAGAGGAGAGTTCAAAATGATGGGCCAACGAGGTGCATAGACCCAGAATCTTGATTATCTATTGGGTATTAGGTACGATGCTGGGTACCATGTTCTTGATGCAGGATTCTGTCCTGCTTCCACTGAGTATTAGGGGGGTGTCAAAAATGGAGATAGGAGCGTTGGAATCATGATGAAAAATATGTATTTTTTACTGTATGTTGGTTTGCCTCGCTTATTGACCTTTATGCCCATTGCTATGTGGGTCGAAGCACTTAGTTCTTTCCGTTATGGATCGCTCCTTTTTTGGTACTTTTGTGTTTGGTCTGGTTGTCTCACCTCTCCTACTTTGAGTTCAAGGACTGCGTCTTCCCATGTGTTTCGCGGGACCGAGGGTAGGGGCCAAATCGAGACGAAACAAGAAAGAAAAAAATATTTATATATTTTTAATATTGTTGTATTAATTACGAGTATAATAATTGCTGCGGTTGCGATTTGGGAAGATAGGCCAGCCCAAGATTTATATCAAGAAAAGGTGGTTGGTGTCCTCTGCGCTATGGTTTGCGTTGTTATGGGCCCGCTATTGGAGAGGGAGGACCGTAAAAAGTGGACTCAGCATTTGCATCGTTGGCACAGAGAATGTAAGGCAGAGCCTTTCTTGCACCGACGGTGGCCGGTTTTGGTTGGCACCTGGCTTTTTGGGGGACTGCTTTATGGGTTGTCCATTTTTATGGTTGATCGCTATGCTGTAGAATGGTGGGCGGGGTTGGGATTTTTGATTAGTTATGGAGTTCTTATTGGGTTGGTTCTTATGATGGGTAGAGGTCTTCCTAGTTCCCACCCCTTGAGTTTCGTTCATTGGTACCGATCAC includes the following:
- the rpoC gene encoding DNA-directed RNA polymerase subunit beta', coding for MLDVNHFEYMKIALASPKKVRSWSRGEVKKPETINYRTLRPEKEGLFCEKIFGPTKDWECHCGKYKRVRYKGIVCDRCGVEVTRAKVRRERMGHIELAAPVSHIWYFKGIPSRMGLVLDVTPRSLEEVIYFASYIVIDPGDSPLERKQLLSEKEFRGYREKYGQTFKAMMGAEAIKQLLLGIDLDSEVKQLREELQTAQGQRRNRAVKRLEVIEAFRASGNCPEWMILDVLPVIPPELRPMVQLDGGRFATSDLNDLYRRVINRNNRLKRLLDLGAPDIIVQNEKRMLQEAVDALIDNGRRGRPVTGAANRSLKSLSHMLKGKQGRFRQNLLGKRVDYSGRSVIVVGPNLKMFQCGLPKEMALELFKPFVMKELVSKNLAHNIKSAKRKVERIHPEVWDVLEEVIREHPVLLNRAPTLHRLGIQAFEPVLVEGRAIRLHPLVCTAYNADFDGDQMAVHVPLSAEAQAEARLLMLASQNILNPKDGKPVVTPSQDMVLGSYYLTIQKGGAAGEGRFFSSVGEAINAYDHGYVTLHSRIVVKASNVENKQFLGKQRDALLVTTVGKLVFNEIFPRDFPYINEPGRNNFNSTPDKYFIFDKGVDVAKFIEKLPNPSPLRKKDLGGIIAECFRRFGTTATSEILDKVKALGYEYSTRAGVTMSVSDVEVPTEKPAILVEAKEQVDRVAGQFRRGLLTDGERYQRIIKIWSQAKEKITGILMSRMDNYNPIHMMADSGARGNVSQITQLAGMRGLMSNPAGKIIEQPIQTNFREGLTVLEYFISTHGARKGLADTALRTADSGYLTRRLVDVAQDVIVREEDCGTDKGLWVERIQDGNEVIEELGDRILGRLSFQTVVHPQTGEVLVGPNQLVDEEVAAQILEAGIERMVIRSVLACRTRHGVCKRCYGRNLASGTAVEIGEAVGIIAAQSIGEPGTQLTMRTFHTGGVAGDDITQGLPRIQELFEARNPKGQAVVSEIDGKVIDIREVRDRREVEVEGKVENKVHTVPYGSRMKVRQGDHMKAGDVITEGSIDPKELLRVKGVHGVQQYILQEVQKVYRMQGVEINDKHVEVVIRQMMRKVRLTDAGATGLLPGSVVDIHEFEVANREAFAKELDPAVARPVLLGITKASLETESFLSAASFQETTRVLTDAAIKGKVDRLLGLKENVIIGKLVPAGTGMVRYRSLRLCVDGETEESEIMEVVEEENVGAVGATRAVKTAATAGRTGIAAKGTGTAGEESTGTSTKTGVSRATEVGEVTDMIKRTGTDGETNATGVAEMDGTDERTEADGTQGN